Proteins found in one Amphiura filiformis chromosome 14, Afil_fr2py, whole genome shotgun sequence genomic segment:
- the LOC140170554 gene encoding uncharacterized protein, which yields MGVAILRNCKTGAYFCSNAEKDIPAKLLYWKAESGISSSTQKQRQGRHVMISYCWGPREEGFPCQIRMKALRDKLEEADFKVWLDVTEMKGNMDDRMAEGVDGAFVMLLCFSKGYQESESCKKGKNIFRFGLCTR from the exons ATGGGAGTCGCAATACTGCGAAATTGTAAAACTGGCGCATATTTCTGCAGTAACGCGGAAAAAGATATTCCTGCAAAACTGCTGTACTGGAAAGCAGAGAGTG GTATATCATCCTCAACTCAGAAGCAGAGGCAAG GACGTCATGTAATGATATCTTACTGCTGGGGTCCAAGGGAAGAGGGTTTTCCATGCCAGATCAGAATGAAAGCACTAAGAGATAAACTAGAAGAGGCTGATTTTAAAGTATGGCTTGACGTAACGGAGATGA AGGGCAACATGGATGATAGAATGGCAGAAGGTGTTGATGGTGCTTTTGTCATGTTACTGTGTTTTTCAAAGGGATACCAAGAGAGTGAAAGCTGTAAAAAAGGCAAGAATATTTTTCGGTTTGGTTTGTGTACCAGATAA